The Coffea arabica cultivar ET-39 chromosome 6e, Coffea Arabica ET-39 HiFi, whole genome shotgun sequence genome contains the following window.
AACTTTTTTCCTTATCTCTTTTgtattcaattttttcttttttgttgtttttcggGGGAGGGGGTGTTGGTGGGGCGGTAATTATAGTTGGAGTCTTGGACGATTTTGCATTTGCCTTGACTTGGATCTTGAATTGCTATCGTTATGGTTCATCTTTTCCTATGCCATGCATATTACTTGTTGTCTGTTTGCCTAACAACCTATATATGTTGAACAACTGATTACCCAGTACATATCCTTTGCAGGCTCATGGTCCTAAAGATTAGCTCCAAATTTGAGCTTCGACGGTTTTGCCGTACCACTGGTGCTGTTGCTCTTGTAAGCATCTTGCAGTCAGAGAGTATTAAGTTGTGAAACTTCGTTGTATTCCttctgatttttgttttttttggcgATACAGTTGAAACTTAGTCCGCCAAATCCAGATGATCTTGGATATGTTGATTCCATTTCAGTGGAGGAAATTGGTGGTGTTAGAGTATGATAAGACTGCCCATAGTGCTGTTACTCTTCAATTTGTAGTTGTTTCAACTGCTTGGATATGATTTTTATGAATGATGATTAGGTTACAattgcaagaaatgaagaaggtgGAAATTCTGTATCCACAGTTGTTCTGCGAGGTAGCACTGATAGTATATTAGATGATCTTGAGAGAGCGGTCGATGATGGAGTTAATACTTACAAGGTACCCTTTCTTGAATATAGCAGATATACATTTGGAATGATGGGTTTTCTTCTGAATGCCTTTGCAAGTTGTTAACTATTTGCTTCTTGGTGATTTGCAAGTTTTTACTTGCAGTTAGGATCTAATAGACTTTGCTGTTTCCATCCATACCAGGCAATGTGCAGGGATAGTCGGATAGTACCTGGTGCTGCAGCTACTGAGATTGAATTAGCCATAAGACTAAAGGAGTTTTCTCTCAAAGAAACTGGGTAATGCACTTCCTTACCTTGCACTGAAGAATGTTTTATTTTAGGTTAAGGCAGCTGTGCTGAAGTGCAAGCTATATACATGTTCTTCACAAGCTTTAGCAAATATTCTATCCATTTTGCACATGTATTTATTTAGTTCTTGTTTTGAAAAGTTGATGTGCATCTGCTTTGTGGCTTCTTTTTGTCCTACCAGAAGGTAACATACATCTTCAACCTTGTCCTACCAAAAGTAACATACATCTTCAACCTTGTTTTGCATATTCTTTCTGCTATATatgtttgtttgattatttgcaTGGGATAAGGTAAACTTGAGTAAATTATTGGACCTGCCATTTTTTGCCTTGATTGCTGAATGATCTGCTTGAAAAGTTAGTGTTCTCCCTGTATATGATTGAACAGTGTGGTTGAAATCTGAGTTAGAGGACCATTTTATTCACATTAACTTAATGACAAGTGTTGCAATCTATTTCTAAAGTGTTTTTGTTGAATGTTTGTGCGAATATGTACTGGTTTCTCATATCCAATGGCATACTGTTAGTTGTCTATTGTTGTCTTGATTTTCTTACCAATTAGTAAACTGAAGCGTGGGTGCTTTGTTTAGTTGAGGCTTAGATTTTTCTATTGCCATGCAGCTTAGATCAGTATGCAATTTCCAAATTTGCTGAAAGTTTTGAAATGGTACCTAAAACCCTGGCTGAGAATGCTGGGCTTAATGCTATGGAGATTATATCATCGTTGTATGCCGAACATGCATCTGGGAACGCAAGAGTTGGCATCGATTTGGAAGAAGGCACGTGCAAAGATGTCTCCACGAACAGCATATGGGACCTATATATCACAAAGTAAGCTTTTTCCTTATATTGCTGAAATCCACATTCAAATTTTTTCTAGTGTAGAAGTTTCAACTTTGAAGATTGAGAGcaaaattttgaagaatgagaGCAAACTGTTGTTTTTATGTCAGTCCTGGAGTAAGCATTAAACCCTGCTCGTGAAGGTTGTGCAGAAGATTGTTTAGCACTTTCTAGTGATCTCATTTGTATATATCATGCATGTTAAAGGCTACCAACTAACTAAATCTTGCTTCTGTGGAACAATGTAAACAAAAGCTCAATAGGGATCCTTAGTTCTGTCGACCTTGGTTTTTGGATCCTCAAAACCTAATCAAAAGATCCAAGCAACTCAGCTGTGCATGAGCTTGTGAACACTCACATGCTTGCCTGCTTGGGCTTTTTTAACCACCCATGAAGGAGAtctttttttgtttagtttccCTGAGATTGATGCATTCTGGAATATTCTTTTGTAACTCAAGCTATTCTGGAATATGGAATTTAATGAAGTGTCAGAAGGCTCTTAACTAGGAATTTGGTTCAATTGACAGGTTTTTTGCTCTCAAATTTGCTGCTGATGCTGTCTGTACTGTCCTGCGTGTAGACCAGGTAAGGCATTCTTGGCATCTTTACTTTTCTTCTTCATAATGTGGTTATCATGATACTGGTGGTAAATTACCTATTTCTGTGGTTTATGCTGCATTTAGTCGACCTTTTTGGACGTGAAAGAATTTCACTTGATGGTGTGATAGTTATACAAGAATTAAGTAGTTTATGGAGCGGATATGCAGAAGTAGTCTACCAGATGGCCTGGTGGTTGGTGTGTAGGTGATGACCGTGGGTTTAGGTATAGGTTTTTCAGTTCATCAAGTTATTCTGTGGGTTGTGTGATAGTCTTTTGAATGTGCTGCCTAGAAGTTTCCCTTGTTGAGGCTAAATAACCAGGTGGAATAGCCCAATGCTGTCAAGCATGATGGCACTTGTTGGTTTATAATGTTGAAACTTTGGTCCTTGGGTGTTGTATTTACGCGTATAGGTTCTGGGTGGTTGAGATATAGATGACGTTTGCAGACTTCCCAATGCAGAGATGTCAATCTCCCAAGTCATGGATCATGACAGGATTTCTTGGGCATGCAAAAAAGCTCATACTATATCCTCTCACTAGTTTCAAAAGAAGGCTTGGGTTAACCACAATATTGAAGCATAGTTGGAGATTCTTGTAGTAATTTTGCTCAGTTTGGGACACTAAGGTCCCATAAAGAGGGTCTAAAAGGTGCTGCTGTTGTAAATAATTGTGGATACCTCTGCTATAAATTTGATCATAGATCTTGTCTGACTTTAGTAGGTGCAGTGCAAATATTTTCAGTTGCTTTTACTCACAGAGTGATGGAAATGGTTCTTCATGTTTTCGCGTTAAGAAGTTTTCCTCATCTTTTACAAGATTTGTGATTGTGTGTCATCACCTATTGGTTTTCCGATGCAGATTATAATGGCAAAACCAGCTGGTGGTCCAAAAAGAGATGCTCCTGCAGGGATGGATGAAGATTGAGTGTTCAATATGAATGTAGCGTCTGATTTAGATTTTGCTTGGTAGTGTTCTGGGCCTCTTGTGGGTCAAAGGGTTTTCATCAGAGAAGGCGGAGAATAGTTGAATGTTAGCGTGTTGTTTCCTACTTTCATACCAATTACTAGGACGGACGTGGTCGAAGAAAAATTTTGGGTGTTTTTGACTCTGATTGTATATGCCACTAGAAGTGCATTTGTGGCTTGGTTCGTGTTTAGCGTTTTCCATTTTTAGTTATCATATTACAGTGGAAGTACACAATCCATGGTGAATTGGGCGTTTTATACCTATTGTGATGTGAAGAGCCCGGCATCAAATTCTACATTGGAAGCTTTGAATTCTTGTTTATCGGAGTGTCAGATTATATTCTTCGCTGGAAATATTTGGAAATGTTAATAAAAAAAGCTTTTCTTCATGGGCCCAACAAGGCAACAACGTCGAGTGCTTGCGATGGAAAGCAAATGATTATATGCTCCTCATTTTTTCTGTCAAATGACGTATGAAGGTTTTTGTGAAATGGGCGTTTGGTTTTGATTtctcagtttttttttattttaaaaaaaaaaagaaaaaaacaaatacTATACTGTATTTGCAAGCAATAATCTGCTCTGAGCTCTTTAGCTAGTAGCAATACGTATGTGAGTAAAAGAGGTAAAAGCTGGGAAGTGTGGGAACCAGATTACCGTCAAAAGTTTTCTGGGGTGAGAGCCAGGTTATAGAAGATTGGCTTGGCCAGTGGACGGTGGTGGTTCAAGAAACAAACTGCTTAGTGCTTAGCTTTCATTCAATCATGGCTTCTATTCTATCCTTTCCTCTCCCAAAACCAAGCTCAGCTACTGTTATACCTAAAGCTTCTTCTGTTCCAATCACGTCGTCTCCTCCTCCTGCAGAGACTCTGGACCAGAGGTTTGGTCGCAAAGGCATTAAATTCTTGGAGTCCGCAGGAGATGTTCCGACGGTTGAGCTGACTGTGAGAAATGGCAGCTCAGTAAAAGTTCAAATACCCAGTGGTCATGTCACTTCTTATAAGCCTAAAGTTTACTGGAAAGATGATGGCTTTGAGGAAGTCCTCTACACTCTTCCAGCAAATGGGCATTCTTTCAGTTCCCCTGCTCCTCCTCCTTCCAGAGGTGGTATTGGTTTGGCATTCAATGACCTTTCCGACCCAAATTCAAAAGGGTCTCTTCTCAAAACTTCTGAATGGACCGTAAAAGATGTTGACTCTGATTCTATTGATGCTGTGCAGGTACTTTCTCATCCTCCTCCATTATGACTTGCGAGTAGGAACCAGTCATTCATTTTGCTCATTTCTTTTTGCCAATATAGTTTTGCTTGCTCTGCTAAGTGCTAACTgcttttctcttctcttcttgaGAAGAAATATAACTACTGGGGTTGCACAGTTGCACCCATGTAATGGCAGCTTTTGTTGCTCCAAAATAATTTATAGGGGCCTTTTGACATGGATTCACTACAGTACTGAATTCGTTTTTTCCACCTTGGACAAACTCTGTGTGTGTTTGGCTGCAGGTTGAACTGTGTAGCACCAGTGGAAGTCTGGAATTAACTTACGTAGTTTCACTCTATCCCTTGTGCGTGGCAACCGCAGTTATTGTGAAGAACAATGGCCGTAAAGCTGTCAACCTGGCTGGCGCCATTCTTACGCATTTCAGGATGAAGGGACGAAGTGGAGCAGGTGTGCGAGGCCTCAAGACCTGCTCTTACTGCACCCTCCCTCCTTTATCTTCGCACTATGAGATTCTATCTCCATCTGAAGCTGTTAAAACCGAGGATCCTGGcttcttctcttttggctgggaGGCCGAAAAGAAACCAGGAGAATGGAGTGTGCAAGGCGTTCCCTTCACAGTACTGAAGCATAAGCTCAGTAGAGTTTATGCTGCTCCACCAGCTGATAGATTGAAAGAGTTCTACAATACCACACCTTCAAAATATGAGGTACTTGATCAGGTAATGCCTCAGCATTCGACTAGCATTATCCCGTGTACTTTGGACTATACAAAGTCAATGGTGTTGATGATAATTCCCTCTTAACTATCTCCCATATTATCATTTCTATAGATGCAGTTGAATATTTATAACCTGCTTCATTTTTCTAATGAATTCTGTCCCTTGTTGGTTCTTTTCTTTCCAGGGCCGAGAGCTCTTCTTTAGGTTTATACGAATGGGTTTTGAAGATATATATTTGTCCAGCCCTGGTTCTGTCTCTCGGAAGTATGGGAAGGATTACTTTATATGTACGGGCCCTGCTTCAATGCTGGTTCCGATCGTCATCAACCCTGGTGAGGAGTGGAGGGGGGCACAAGTCATCGAGCACGATAATTTGTAAAAACCATCAATTTAACAGACAGCACCAATTGATTTTCGCCCTTGAGTTTGTTCTGAGATGTGCAGATATTGAAATATGTACATTGTAGCATCAATCTATTTCATGAATCGTGATAATTGAGCAGTTCTTGGATAACAACTTAGCGGGACAATTCATATATTCTGTAGGAAATCCATCAATCAAGAATGACAGCAGGAGCAGCTGCATATGCAGATGTGAGACAGaacttttcatcatttttcaccatttttGACGTGGTAGTAAATGGATTAATCAGAACCAACAATATGGCAAACATGCATCCTCCGCATGTATTGCAGTTCAGATTCAACTGGCGTTTGACAAAGCAACCACTCAAGCAAGAGGACGAACAAGAGAATAATCTACTGCCTCTGTCAAGAGTGGAACAATTACGCTCAACCAAAATAATCTGAGATTAATTGCAAATTCAGCTTTTTGTAAAAAATCATTCTTCCATCACCACCACCACAAATTCTTACATAGGGATGATAAGTATACAAGTAATCAAGGAGAACTTGTCCTTGGGTGATCATTGGTGTTGAGAAGATCATGAATCTGTCACTGAACTGCCCCAGAAAACTTATTGCTGCTGCACAGTAAGCAAGAAAATCAAAGAGATAATATAACAACTACAACAGCTCAGATAACAAAAGATAGATAGATCGTCGAACTTTCTTCAACCAAGCATCTTATTCCTCTTTGATGGTAAATCGAGAAACATTTGAGACATCTAAATTCACAAGAAGTCATGCCAATCCGAGTCCTACACCAAACTACAAACCATTTGATTTTCTTGTTCTGCCACCATACCAAGTGTTGGTGTCTGTTCCAGAGTTTGATGTCCTTTAGTAACCTATGGTATAATTTGTGTCAAGAGTCTTTGCATGTGTAGATATATTATGAGAATATGGATATCAGAttcaaaaaagtaaaagaaaaaacctTATTTTTGGCCGCCTTCTCATCTGTCAGTGGAGTT
Protein-coding sequences here:
- the LOC113695950 gene encoding photosynthetic NDH subunit of subcomplex B 2, chloroplastic; protein product: MASILSFPLPKPSSATVIPKASSVPITSSPPPAETLDQRFGRKGIKFLESAGDVPTVELTVRNGSSVKVQIPSGHVTSYKPKVYWKDDGFEEVLYTLPANGHSFSSPAPPPSRGGIGLAFNDLSDPNSKGSLLKTSEWTVKDVDSDSIDAVQVELCSTSGSLELTYVVSLYPLCVATAVIVKNNGRKAVNLAGAILTHFRMKGRSGAGVRGLKTCSYCTLPPLSSHYEILSPSEAVKTEDPGFFSFGWEAEKKPGEWSVQGVPFTVLKHKLSRVYAAPPADRLKEFYNTTPSKYEVLDQGRELFFRFIRMGFEDIYLSSPGSVSRKYGKDYFICTGPASMLVPIVINPGEEWRGAQVIEHDNL